The sequence GCAACTGAAGCACAAGCCTCCATCACCATTTGCGGCTGGATCCGCACCCGCCGCGATGCCAAGGAATTTTCTTTTGTGGAGGTCAACGACGGCTCCTGCCTCGGCAACATGCAGTGCATTGTTGACGCGGGCACCCCCGCCCACGAGCAACTGGATCAGGCCGCCACGGGCGCTGCCATCAGCATTACAGGCGAGCTTGTGGCCTCGCCCGGCAAGGGGCAGCTGTGGGAAATCAGGGCGCAGAGCGTCACTGTTTTCGGCCTGGCTGATCCCGAAACTTTCCCTTTGCAGAAAAAACGCCATTCTGATGAATTTTTGCGCACAATTGCGCACCTGCGTTCCCGCACCAACAAATATGGCGCGGCCTTCCGCATCCGTTCCGAAGCGGGCCAGGCTGTGCATCAGTTTTTCCAGAGCCGCCGTTTTTCATGGGTGCATACCCCGGTGCTCACCGGGGCGGACTGCGAGGGCGCGGGCGAAATGTTCCGCGTCACCAGCCTTGAACCCGGCGACAAGGATGTGGCCGCCGATTTTTTTGGCCGGCAGTGCAATCTGACTGTTTCCGGTCAGCTTGAGGCCGAGGCCCTCGCCATGGGTCTTGGGCGCGTGTACACATTCGGCCCCACCTTCCGCGCCGAAAATTCCAATACGCCGCGCCACGCCGCCGAGTTCTGGATGATTGAGCCGGAAATGGCCTTTGCCGACCT is a genomic window of uncultured Desulfovibrio sp. containing:
- the asnS gene encoding asparagine--tRNA ligase, which encodes MQRTLIIDALAATEAQASITICGWIRTRRDAKEFSFVEVNDGSCLGNMQCIVDAGTPAHEQLDQAATGAAISITGELVASPGKGQLWEIRAQSVTVFGLADPETFPLQKKRHSDEFLRTIAHLRSRTNKYGAAFRIRSEAGQAVHQFFQSRRFSWVHTPVLTGADCEGAGEMFRVTSLEPGDKDVAADFFGRQCNLTVSGQLEAEALAMGLGRVYTFGPTFRAENSNTPRHAAEFWMIEPEMAFADLQDLMELGESLTRHVIEHALAHCESDLKLFDSFVDKGLIERLKGMVAAPFARVSYTEAVEILQKCGKEFAFPVSFGTDLQTEHERYLAEEHFKKPVAVYDYPKEIKAFYMRQNDDGKTVAAMDMLVPRIGELIGGSQREERLDRLTARIKELGQNPEDYWWYMDLRRFGTAPHAGFGLGFERLLMLLTGITNIRDVIAFPRTPGNLEF